A stretch of Babesia bigemina genome assembly Bbig001, chromosome : III DNA encodes these proteins:
- a CDS encoding 60S ribosomal protein L23, putative, which yields MGLPEVAKKGTEAEKVKKAKIAANSVKKATTAKGYKIRRNTHFFRGRTLALPRTPKYRRNHRTALSKKLDKFSIIKYPLTTEKSMKMIEEINTLVFIVDSRANKKKIAKAVTDLYDVKCVRVNTLNRPDGLKKAYVKLSPDQDALDVANKIGII from the exons ATGGGACTTCCTGAAG TCGCCAAGAAGGGCACCGAGGCCGAGAAGGTCAAGAAGGCCAAGATCGCAGCCAACAGCGTCAAGAAGGCGACCACTGCTAAGGGCTACAAGATCAGGCGCAACACCCACTTCTTCAGGGGACGCACCCTCGCCCTGCCCAGGACCCCCAAGTACAGGCGCAACCACCGCACCGCACTCTCCAAGAAGCTCGACAAGTTCTCGATCATCAAGTACCCCTTGACCACCGAGAAGTCCATGAAGATGATCGAGGAAATCAACACCCTCGTCTTCATCGTCGACTCCCGCGCCAACAAGAAGAAGATCGCCAAGGCTGTGACGGACCTCTACGACGTCAAGTGCGTCagggtcaacactttgaacCGCCCTGATGGCCTCAAGAAGGCATACGTCAAGCTCTCCCCTGACCAGGACGCGC